The Euphorbia lathyris chromosome 2, ddEupLath1.1, whole genome shotgun sequence genome includes a window with the following:
- the LOC136216882 gene encoding uncharacterized protein, which produces MAKRRNSEIENCWTTNNNKKARHSFISNCDIGLKSLIQIDNDNRTPYTYNPRIISGLPKPQHGRRSRTPPATPYGGGGGGGLPATPSQNQNQAHGGAAGGLLSKLLDPALRLAYSGANLLFGSFFSKSQSSTNLNHGGSFSPQLAPLVDAVMQDDIGSSPIEIARAYMAHRTSGVGFGTTSSMSRDSNELVGKPSQALRSTLRWPGALVQDQHGYMIPQTQRKRFGFHNFPRTPYSRTNHSTTKFRLIQLQGNHGTHPSIMTNPFEQTTTPLKQVHSKTNAIKAYQRYVGPIHRLRHKFNVETPAGGSVNFNGAKSGYWCNLEGLSSAPKQNVENGRIDSQCTKPQNTELFSLGVPAQSSRMARKILEHLDRKPPTRIDKSAMLRIASSWKKQQQEPGNKVNAVATIRYGYFCCNLGI; this is translated from the exons ATGGCTAAGAGAAGAAATTCAGAAATTGAAAATTGTTGGACTACAAATAATAACAAAAAGGCCCGCCACAGTTTCATTTCAAACTGTGATATTGGACTCAAGTCGTTGATTCAGATAGACAACGATAATCGTACACCGTACACGTACAATCCCAGAATCATTTCTGGTCTACCCAAACCCCAGCATGGCAGACGTAGTCGTACACCGCCTGCTACTCCTtacggtggtggtggtggtggtggtctGCCTGCTACTCCCTCACAGAACCAGAACCAGGCACACGGTGGTGCTGCTGGTGGTCTTCTCTCCAAGCTTTTGGATCCTGCTCTCCGTCTTGCTTACTCTGGAGCCAACCTGCTATTCGGTTCCTTCTTCTCCAAATCTCAATCTTCTACCAATCTCAATCATGGTGGAAGTTTCAGTCCACAACTGGCTCCTCTTGTGGATGCGGTG ATGCAAGATGATATTGGCTCTTCACCAATTGAAATTGCTAGAGCCTATATGGCACATCGAACATCAGGAGTAGGCTTTGGTACTACCAGCTCAATGTCAAGAGATAGCAATGAGCTTGTGGGAAAGCCATCGCAAGCACTTAGGTCTACCCTACGCTGGCCTGGTGCCTTAGTGCAGGATCAGCATGGTTATATGATCCCACAAACTCAGAGAAAGAGATTTGGGTTTCATAATTTTCCCCGAACCCCATATTCTAGAACCAATCATTCGACGACCAAGTTTAGG TTGATCCAGTTACAGGGAAATCATGGTACGCACCCTAGCATAATGACAAATCCGTTTGAGCAGACTACAACTCCATTaaaacag GTACATTCAAAGACCAATGCAATAAAAGCTTACCAAAGATATGTGGGACCCATTCATAGGCTGCGGCACAAGTTTAATGTTGAAACTCCCGCTGGAGGATCAGTGAATTTTAACGGTGCTAAAAGCGGGTACTGGTGTAACTTAGAGGGCTTATCTTCTGCTCCAAAGCAAAATGTGGAAAATGGACGAATAGATAGTCAGTGTACTAAGCCACAAAACACTGAACTATTTAGTCTAGGAGTCCCTGCTCAATCTAGTCGGATGGCTCGAAAAATATTAGAGCACCTTGATAGAAAGCCACCTACTCGTATAGATAAGTCTGCTATGCTGCGGATAGCCTCGTCATGGAAGAAACAGCAACAGGAACCTGGTAACAAGGTGAATGCAGTGGCAActattagatatggatatttctgctgtaatttaggaatataa